The following are encoded in a window of Clarias gariepinus isolate MV-2021 ecotype Netherlands chromosome 8, CGAR_prim_01v2, whole genome shotgun sequence genomic DNA:
- the sh3gl2a gene encoding SH3 domain containing GRB2 like 2a, endophilin A1, with the protein MSVAGLKKQLHKATQRVSEKVGGAEGTKLDHDFTDMEKKVDVTSRAVLDIITKTTEYLQPNPATRAKMSMMSSMSKIRGGDKGPGYTQTETVLGDAMQKFGRELGDESNFGLALIDIGDAMKELGEVKDALDMEVKQNFIDPMQVLHDKDLKEIQHHLKKLEGRRLDFDYKKKRQGKVAEDEIKQAVDKFHDSKDIAEQSMFNLLESDVEQVSQLAALVQAQVNYHRQAAEILQQLSSKIDDRIRDTSNKPRKEYAPKSRDALDLSLSESHNGGLGHSRAAPRSPAPLDHPCCRALYDFDPENEGELGFKEGDIITLTNQIDENWYEGVVNGQSGFFPVNYVDVLVALPH; encoded by the exons agagtgagtgagaaagtggGTGGAGCTGAAGGAACTAAACTCGACCATGACTTCACGGACATGGAAAAG AAGGTGGACGTTACGAGCCGAGCTGTACTGGACATCATAACCAAAACTACAGAATACCTGCAGCCTAATCCAG cgacTCGTGCTAAGATGAGCATGATGAGCTCCATGTCGAAGATCCGTGGAGGTGACAAGGGGCCAGGATACACGCAGACGGAGACGGTTCTGGGAGACGCCATGCAGAAGTTTGGCCGTGAGCTCGGGGACGAGTCCAACTTCG gtctgGCTCTGATCGATATTGGCGACGCTATGAAAGAGCTGGGTGAGGTTAAGGATGCGTTGGACATGGAGGTGAAGCAGAACTTCATCGACCCCATGCAGGTGCTACATGATAAAGACCTGAAGGAGATCCAG cACCACCTGAAGAAGTTGGAGGGGAGGCGTCTGGACTTCGACTATAAGAAGAAGCGGCAGGGGAAGGTGGCCGAGGATGAGATCAAGCAGGCGGTGGACAAATTCCACGACTCGAAGGACATTGCTGAGCAGAGCATGTTCAACCTGCTGGAGAGCGAC gtggagcAGGTGAGTCAGTTAGCTGCTCTGGTGCAGGCTCAGGTGAATTATCACAGACAGGCGGCGGAAATCCTGCAGCAGCTCTCCAGCAAGATTGacgacag AATTAGAGACACTTCCAATAAGCCGAGGAAGGAGTATGCACCCAAATCGCGGGACGCGCTCGACTTGTCCCTGAGCGAGAGTCACAATGGGGGACTGGGACATAGCCGAGCTGCTCCCCGCTCCCCGG CCCCCCTGGACCACCCGTGTTGCCGCGCCCTGTATGACTTTGACCCGGAGAACGAGGGCGAGCTGGGCTTTAAGGAAGGTGACATCATAACGCTGACCAATCAGATCGATGAGAACTGGTATGAAGGGGTGGTAAATGGCCAATCAGGATTCTTCCCTGTTAATTACGTCGATGTCCTGGTGGCCCTGCCACATTAA